A part of Rattus rattus isolate New Zealand chromosome 6, Rrattus_CSIRO_v1, whole genome shotgun sequence genomic DNA contains:
- the Slc6a6 gene encoding sodium- and chloride-dependent taurine transporter isoform X2: protein MATKEKLQCLKDFHKDILKPSPGKSPGTRPEDEADGKPPQREKWSSKIDFVLSVAGGFVGLGNVWRFPYLCYKNGGGAFLIPYFIFLFGSGLPVFFLEVIIGQYTSEGGITCWEKICPLFSGIGYASIVIVSLLNVYYIVILAWATYYLFQSFQTDLPWAHCNHSWNTPQCMEDTLRRNESHWVSLSAANFTSPVIEFWERNVLSLSSGIDHPGSLKWDLALCLLLVWLVCFFCIWKGVRSTGKVVYFTATFPFAMLLVLLVRGLTLPGAGEGIKFYLYPNISRLEDPQVWIDAGTQIFFSYAICLGAMTSLGSYNKYKYNSYRDCMLLGCLNSGTSFVSGFAIFSILGFMAQEQGVDIADVAESGPGLAFIAYPKAVTMMPLPTFWSILFFIMLLLLGLDSQFVEVEGQITSLVDLYPSFLRKGYRREIFIAIVCSISYLLGLTMVTEGGMYVFQLFDYYAASGVCLLWVAFFECFVIAWIYGGDNLYDGIEDMIGYRPGPWMKYSWAVITPALCVGCFIFSLVKYVPLTYNKVYRYPDWAIGLGWGLALSSMVLIPLVIIILLCRTEGPLRVRIKYLITPREPNRWAVEREGATPFHSRATLMNGALMKPSHVIVETMM from the exons ATGGCCACCAAGGAGAAGCTGCAATGTCTGAAAGACTTCCACAAAGACATCCTGAagccttctccagggaagagcccAGGCACTCGGCCTGAGGATGAGGCTGATGGGAAGCCCCCTCAGAGGGAGAAGTGGTCCAGCAAGATCGACTTTGTGCTGTCTGTGGCCGGAGGCTTCGTGGGTTTGGGCAATGTCTGGCGTTTCCCGTACCTCTGCTACAAAAATGGTGGAG GTGCGTTCCTCATAccgtattttattttcctgtttgggAGCGGCCTGCCTGTGTTTTTCCTGGAGGTCATCATAGGCCAGTACACCTCAGAAGGGGGCATCACCTGCTGGGAGAAGATCTGCCCCTTGTTCTCTG GCATTGGCTACGCGTCCATCGTCATCGTGTCCCTCCTGAATGTGTACTACATCGTCATCCTGGCCTGGGCCACATACTACCTATTCCAGTCTTTCCAGACGGATCTTCCCTGGGCCCACTGCAACCATAGCTGGAACACGCCACAGTGCATGGAGGACACCCTGCGTAGGAACGAGAGTCACTGGGTCTCCCTTAGCGCCGCCAACTTCACTTCGCCTGTGATCGAGTTCTGGGA GCGCAACGTGCTCAGCCTGTCCTCCGGAATCGACCACCCAGGCAGTCTGAAATGGGACCTCGCGCTCTGCCTCCTCTTAGTCTGGCTCGTCTGTTTTTTCTGCATCTGGAAGGGTGTTCGGTCCACAGGCAAG GTTGTCTACTTCACTGCTACTTTCCCGTTTGCCATGCTTCTGGTGCTGCTGGTCCGTGGACTGACCCTGCCAGGTGCTGGTGAAGGCATCAAATTCTACCTGTACCCTAACATCAGCCGCCTTGAGGACCCACAG gTGTGGATCGACGCTGGAACTCAGATATTCTTTTCCTACGCTATCTGCCTGGGGGCCATGACCTCACTGGGAAGCTATAACAAGTACAAGTATAACTCGTACAG GGACTGTATGCTGCTGGGATGCCTGAACAGTGGTACCAGTTTTGTGTCTGGCTTCGCAATTTTTTCCATCCTGGGCTTCATGGCACAAGAGCAAGGGGTGGACATTGCTGATGTGGCTGAGTCAG GTCCTGGCTTGGCCTTCATTGCCTACCCAAAAGCTGTGACCATGATGCCGCTGCCCACCTTTTGGTCCATTCTGTTTTTTATTATGCTCCTCTTGCTTGGACTGGACAGCCAG TTTGTTGAAGTCGAAGGACAGATCACATCCTTGGTTGATCTTTACCCGTCCTTCCTAAGGAAGGGTTATCGTCGGGAAATCTTCATTGCTATCGTGTGCAGCATCAGCTACCTGCTGGGGCTGACGATGGTGACGGAG gGTGGCATGTATGTGTTTCAACTCTTTGACTACTATGCAGCTAGTGGTGTATGCCTTTTGTGGGTCGCATTCTTTGAATGTTTTGTTATTGCCTGGATATATG GCGGTGATAACTTATATGACGGTATTGAGGACATGATCGGCTATCGGCCTGGACCCTGGATGAAGTACAGCTGGGCTGTCATCACTCCAGCTCTCTGTGTT GGATGTTTCATCTTCTCTCTTGTCAAGTATGTACCCCTGACCTACAACAAAGTCTACCGGTACCCTGATTGGGCAATCGGGCTGGGCTGGGGCCTGGCCCTTTCCTCCATGGTGTTAATCCCCTTGGTCATTATCATCCTCCTCTGCCGGACGGAGGGACCGCTCCGCGTG agaatcaaatacctGATAACCCCCAGGGAGCCCAACCGCTGGGCTGTGGAGCGTGAAGGGGCTACGCCCTTTCACTCCAGAGCAACCCTCATGAACGGTGCACTCATGAAACCCAGTCACGTCATTGTGGAGACCATGATGTGA
- the Slc6a6 gene encoding sodium- and chloride-dependent taurine transporter isoform X1: protein MTPVHPENEEMATKEKLQCLKDFHKDILKPSPGKSPGTRPEDEADGKPPQREKWSSKIDFVLSVAGGFVGLGNVWRFPYLCYKNGGGAFLIPYFIFLFGSGLPVFFLEVIIGQYTSEGGITCWEKICPLFSGIGYASIVIVSLLNVYYIVILAWATYYLFQSFQTDLPWAHCNHSWNTPQCMEDTLRRNESHWVSLSAANFTSPVIEFWERNVLSLSSGIDHPGSLKWDLALCLLLVWLVCFFCIWKGVRSTGKVVYFTATFPFAMLLVLLVRGLTLPGAGEGIKFYLYPNISRLEDPQVWIDAGTQIFFSYAICLGAMTSLGSYNKYKYNSYRDCMLLGCLNSGTSFVSGFAIFSILGFMAQEQGVDIADVAESGPGLAFIAYPKAVTMMPLPTFWSILFFIMLLLLGLDSQFVEVEGQITSLVDLYPSFLRKGYRREIFIAIVCSISYLLGLTMVTEGGMYVFQLFDYYAASGVCLLWVAFFECFVIAWIYGGDNLYDGIEDMIGYRPGPWMKYSWAVITPALCVGCFIFSLVKYVPLTYNKVYRYPDWAIGLGWGLALSSMVLIPLVIIILLCRTEGPLRVRIKYLITPREPNRWAVEREGATPFHSRATLMNGALMKPSHVIVETMM from the exons AAAACGAGGAGATGGCCACCAAGGAGAAGCTGCAATGTCTGAAAGACTTCCACAAAGACATCCTGAagccttctccagggaagagcccAGGCACTCGGCCTGAGGATGAGGCTGATGGGAAGCCCCCTCAGAGGGAGAAGTGGTCCAGCAAGATCGACTTTGTGCTGTCTGTGGCCGGAGGCTTCGTGGGTTTGGGCAATGTCTGGCGTTTCCCGTACCTCTGCTACAAAAATGGTGGAG GTGCGTTCCTCATAccgtattttattttcctgtttgggAGCGGCCTGCCTGTGTTTTTCCTGGAGGTCATCATAGGCCAGTACACCTCAGAAGGGGGCATCACCTGCTGGGAGAAGATCTGCCCCTTGTTCTCTG GCATTGGCTACGCGTCCATCGTCATCGTGTCCCTCCTGAATGTGTACTACATCGTCATCCTGGCCTGGGCCACATACTACCTATTCCAGTCTTTCCAGACGGATCTTCCCTGGGCCCACTGCAACCATAGCTGGAACACGCCACAGTGCATGGAGGACACCCTGCGTAGGAACGAGAGTCACTGGGTCTCCCTTAGCGCCGCCAACTTCACTTCGCCTGTGATCGAGTTCTGGGA GCGCAACGTGCTCAGCCTGTCCTCCGGAATCGACCACCCAGGCAGTCTGAAATGGGACCTCGCGCTCTGCCTCCTCTTAGTCTGGCTCGTCTGTTTTTTCTGCATCTGGAAGGGTGTTCGGTCCACAGGCAAG GTTGTCTACTTCACTGCTACTTTCCCGTTTGCCATGCTTCTGGTGCTGCTGGTCCGTGGACTGACCCTGCCAGGTGCTGGTGAAGGCATCAAATTCTACCTGTACCCTAACATCAGCCGCCTTGAGGACCCACAG gTGTGGATCGACGCTGGAACTCAGATATTCTTTTCCTACGCTATCTGCCTGGGGGCCATGACCTCACTGGGAAGCTATAACAAGTACAAGTATAACTCGTACAG GGACTGTATGCTGCTGGGATGCCTGAACAGTGGTACCAGTTTTGTGTCTGGCTTCGCAATTTTTTCCATCCTGGGCTTCATGGCACAAGAGCAAGGGGTGGACATTGCTGATGTGGCTGAGTCAG GTCCTGGCTTGGCCTTCATTGCCTACCCAAAAGCTGTGACCATGATGCCGCTGCCCACCTTTTGGTCCATTCTGTTTTTTATTATGCTCCTCTTGCTTGGACTGGACAGCCAG TTTGTTGAAGTCGAAGGACAGATCACATCCTTGGTTGATCTTTACCCGTCCTTCCTAAGGAAGGGTTATCGTCGGGAAATCTTCATTGCTATCGTGTGCAGCATCAGCTACCTGCTGGGGCTGACGATGGTGACGGAG gGTGGCATGTATGTGTTTCAACTCTTTGACTACTATGCAGCTAGTGGTGTATGCCTTTTGTGGGTCGCATTCTTTGAATGTTTTGTTATTGCCTGGATATATG GCGGTGATAACTTATATGACGGTATTGAGGACATGATCGGCTATCGGCCTGGACCCTGGATGAAGTACAGCTGGGCTGTCATCACTCCAGCTCTCTGTGTT GGATGTTTCATCTTCTCTCTTGTCAAGTATGTACCCCTGACCTACAACAAAGTCTACCGGTACCCTGATTGGGCAATCGGGCTGGGCTGGGGCCTGGCCCTTTCCTCCATGGTGTTAATCCCCTTGGTCATTATCATCCTCCTCTGCCGGACGGAGGGACCGCTCCGCGTG agaatcaaatacctGATAACCCCCAGGGAGCCCAACCGCTGGGCTGTGGAGCGTGAAGGGGCTACGCCCTTTCACTCCAGAGCAACCCTCATGAACGGTGCACTCATGAAACCCAGTCACGTCATTGTGGAGACCATGATGTGA